The Candidatus Poribacteria bacterium genome includes the window TTCGTGGCGATGTCGGTGCAGTGAAAGCCGCGACAGATGTCGGTGCTGAGGCTGCCGCGCGCGTCGGTGAAGTTGTTTCTGTTCACGTGATTCCGCGCCCGCACACTGAAGTCGAAACCATGCTGGAAAAAGCGTAAATTACTTGTAAGTGGATTAACCGTCCACTCTTGAGGAACGTCCAAGCTATTTTAACCAAAAAGGCGAATCATAGATGCCAGATCGTGCCCTTGTTGAATTGATTACCCAGCGCGTTGTCAATAGATTGACCACAGAGCAGGCGTGTAGCGGTTGTGCTTTGAGGTCTTGTGATGCCGGAAACCGTGCGTGTGATGCTATCACGCAGCAACAACAGATTCCGGTTGGCGTTTCAGCACGACATGCGCATGTGACGCAGGAGCACCTTGAAATCCTCTACGGTGCTGGTCACCAGCTTACTGTTTATGCACCACTCTATCAACCAGAAGCGTTTGCAGCGAATGAGACGCTGACGATCGTTGGTAAACGAATGCGTGCTATTGAAGCCGTTCGTATCCTTGGTCCCGTACGGGACTACTCCCAAGTCGAAGTCGCACAAACAGAAGCGATTCGGCTCGGATTAGACCCGCCTATTCGAGACTCAGGTGACCTTGCGGGGGCAGAACCTATAACGCTCGTTGGACCCGCCGGAAGTATCTATTTAGAGGAAGGGGCAATCTGTGCGACACGGCACATTCACATGACCCTCACAGATGCTGACGCGCTTAATATCCGTGAGAGCGATCTTTTAAAAGTACATTTCCGTGGCGAGCGTGCTTTAACGTTTGAAAACGTTCGTCCCAAAATTTCTGAAGATTATGTGCTTCAGATGCACTTAGACACTGACGATGCCAATGCAGCAGGTCTACAAGGTGGCGAACCCGTTGAAATTGTCCGCGATGCCGGTTGAGACGAGCAGGCTTCCTAATATTTCGAGGCAGTATGAATCAGGAACTGATTGACCAGATTAGGAAAATCGTGGAGCAGGTACTGCAAGAACAAACACCGGTCACCACGCAAGATGCGCAGGAAAAGCGACTGCTCGTTATTTTCGGTGCAACACAGTTTGAATTAGATGAACCGATCCAGCAGCTTCATACCTGTATGCAAGACGGATGGAAAATCAAAATAATTTTGTCCGATCTCGCAACTAAAGTTATAAATCTTGAACCGATCCATGCTGCATTTGGCGAAGATAATATTTTACAAGAGAATACTCTAATTGATATAAGAACTTTTGTGGATGCTTACCAGCAGGTTGCGCTTCCCGCCTTTTCTTATCCGATGGCTGCAAAGCTCGCGTTAGGATTGGTGGACACGCCGTGTACTTATCTCGTGTTTGAGGCACTCTCTAAGGGAAAGAAGGTTATAGCAGCCTCTGATGCACTCAATCAAAGTGAAGCTTCCATAAAAGGAAATCCTATTTTGAGTAAATTTAAAGGCGATTATGTAAACGTTTTGTCCGAACTCGGCGTTCAATTAGTACCAATGCACCGAATTGCTGAGTCAATTATGGAGAGAACGGGCAATTCACGTGCTGTTGTAGAAAAAACTTTAATTAGCGCAGCGACCATTTCTAATCTGGACGCGGACGTGCGAGAATTAGTTTATGGAAACCCGGCAATTATTACGCCACTTGCCCGTGAGCACGCAAAAAAAAGAGGTATTGAACTGATACCTAAAGACTAAGATTTGTTCGTTCTCAAAGGGTGAATCGTGATGAAGGGATTCAAATTGTTGGATAGTATTGATTAACCCTTGACAATTCTTGAAGAAAATTGTATCATTTCGATGAAACTTTATTAATGTAAGACAGTTTAGCTCTAATACTCACGCATCACCGCGCTCGATGGTTAAAAGCCCATTGGCAATACCAAATGAAGGACATGAACATAGGAACATAGGAGGAGGATTCTCATGAAAACCCGGATTTCTGTTTTAAGCGCAGTATGCCTTATCAGCTGTTTTGCAATTGTTGGGGTGTTGGCACCCGCCGCCGCGAATTACGATTACTACGCGGATCGGTTGAGTCGAGAACATCGCATTGCAAACGATGTTGATGAATGGATAGAACGTGGGAGTGCAACAATTACCGCCAGTCCGCGTTTTGAAGATGGTGTTCGTCTCACTGCTTGGGCGAACGGTGCGGAGAACGCAAATGATTACGAATTTGCGATTGCCAGCGCGGTATACCTCTTTGAAATTCCAGTAGGGACACAGTACATCGAAATTTTGGTGCGATATCGAGGGGAACCGCATCGCTTAGAGATTGAGGACTACGAAGAACCTATTGCAGGACGCGTTTGGATTCGTAATACCAAGCGCGAAGCAACACGTCGTGGCTACTACGACGAAAATGCCAAAGAAACACGCTACGGTGATACCTTTGTCCTTCGATCAAAAAATCGTTCCGAACGGATTAAGATTCCTGCAGCAGGTCGAGTTAAAGATGGATGGATGGAACTTCATGTTGTAGCAGAGGGTGGTGAACAACTTGACGTGGAATACCTTGAGGTATCCACCTATCGGAGACAACCGAAGGTTAAAGTGATTCAGCGGTATACCCCCTCTTATCGTTGGCGTCCGTGGCACCGTTACACCTATCTCTACTTCTACGACGGTCCTGTCTATTACGCGACGGACTACGACCACTATCTCCGATGGAGTTATCCGATCTACGATCACCACTATCTCTCGATCCGCTCGTATTATGGTGGATATCTTGGACGTTACCGCAGCTATTATCCGAGTTCATACTACCGCTATTACTCGCCGTATTATGGCTCTTATCGCGGTTACTACCGAGGGACACCGAAGGTTCACCAGCGGCGGACGCAGTTGAATAGATGGAGTGCGCAGCATGAAACAACGCGTCGGCAGTATAGTCGTAGCCGACTGTCTGCGAACAATCGACAAACGCAACGGACAGCGGTTCGGA containing:
- the pduL gene encoding phosphate propanoyltransferase encodes the protein MPDRALVELITQRVVNRLTTEQACSGCALRSCDAGNRACDAITQQQQIPVGVSARHAHVTQEHLEILYGAGHQLTVYAPLYQPEAFAANETLTIVGKRMRAIEAVRILGPVRDYSQVEVAQTEAIRLGLDPPIRDSGDLAGAEPITLVGPAGSIYLEEGAICATRHIHMTLTDADALNIRESDLLKVHFRGERALTFENVRPKISEDYVLQMHLDTDDANAAGLQGGEPVEIVRDAG
- a CDS encoding BMC domain-containing protein, encoding MTGEALGLVETRGLVGSIEAADAMVKAANVRLIGYEQIGAGYVTVMVRGDVGAVKAATDVGAEAAARVGEVVSVHVIPRPHTEVETMLEKA